Proteins from a single region of Trichoplusia ni isolate ovarian cell line Hi5 chromosome 3, tn1, whole genome shotgun sequence:
- the LOC113491682 gene encoding uncharacterized protein LOC113491682, which yields MQCNQIIENVSEESISLVKLVDFGGVPVDTANEKFVSVENTSEKSLTYRVSNIYILNSVDRVFTLSINETYVKPGDVVTIRIVFKPNIVGQSFTEYYIIDDTGGNTYRLTVTGKCYGPRVSLDKRKLIFRICKNVTEQRKEVINIVNKSSVDTTYQWYIPFSGQGYFQISTGNCGLIRAFETITTTVIFTGVALGVYTAELVCLVLNQDPLFLNVFGTIILPGNPLFNIHEHDFEKNWKRKSRYVHLMENSLNRLNYIPPASVFERYLDFGMGSITDVTRNVSQTLCVTNHEQEEGYIQWMPDPDNIFLVDPIASVIPPNESRLFTVRFRPKIENEVYGYLMCGDYQRKKYEEGGSDFKLKHTWFRIPCTGNTWTPCTEWMTEWDAPIEVILPPTVPTRTTFANFMLSNKFEIPMHFKFDPPYGTNFVVMPVCGIVQGRGWQIISVALEPKCFGDYCEAWDLIINKVQKACISFTGNAEMSQIEVMSHGYHPATHAMLEFPPTITGCTNYCTSYLHNLTRMEIHIRVLSSADWLGADACGSIVIAPKEIVHYHWWFFPKIHNKVYETTITLSCVCLINGRAVGEPTEVYIAISGFSELPDLRVLPKLNNLHDIVVGESLTFPITLYNYGSCFFTSKLYHIISGMGDDHSGDRLDIDSSVNSLKPSNHCEVRMTVTPDGAGSRQVYIKYTVLFRTEFDEIQEIQPINKTICIIWYDGIYPTIKVKRTISVKSPVILSNHCVWNIVNVEELNKAFVDCRPNNPLSVTLFAPDLCVRTGFVDLIFVMGCVYQATVPWNLRREKICDCEMVEVKVGTSLYEMRHTCVHRPLVELYPLSGIVSPENPNLLFFRFLYSDEGVNTLCYVMTMPNQRMIYIYIMIHTFLNTRGLLTPLRRPANTEYLSVLDCGRVPINNLDPVIRIVWLYNPTDVFTTWRLLRGNTITPDSVIRCLLFFAEVPPLGKLAIPFAFMPTEMIDYEVTFYSSYGYDTVKLLIKGQGGLPNCIENRLDMPLYVERVIREAFRTDVVYLSKEHVTVPIMPTHSLSRDLISICNDTEHVLRFIWLPERIANILNIVMTPCWGVIQPKSAEWITMTVYSLQEPATFTTTVACEILDLTHRKQFQHNELLRRNKIEKCNQEFVITEEGMFHPDINDEPPYVEEMEKPHPTYLAMTVSVSSKGQRDGYPRMLLRQMWEQPPPYDLLSSEFTEYDTERSPTGNNMTISDMIRIIDGILWDAMHSKMFRNQIEFYSKEEIPTFRQLMKVVNRDTKQRLSRRVTSGICDALVNKAVFHTYGLNAKHSDPTAILEAE from the exons ATGCAATGCAATCAAATTATAGAAAACGTTTCAGAGGAAAGTATTTCCCTAGTCAAATTAGTAGATTTTGGGGGTGTTCCTGTAGACACAGCTAATGAAAAGTTTGTTTCAGTTGAAAACACATCTGAG AAAAGTCTCACATATAgggtgtcaaatatttatatacttaacaGTGTAGACCGTGTGTTTACCTTGTCGATCAACGAAACCTATGTGAAACCGGGTGATGTCGTCACAATTAGAATCGTTTTTAAACCTAACATAGTTGGTCAGTCGTTcactgaatattatattattgatgaCACCGGTGGCAATACTTACAGACTCACTGTAACTGGAAAATGCTATG GGCCCCGAGTATCtttagataaaagaaaattaatttttcgTATATGCAAAAACGTAACAGAACAAAGGAAAgaagtaataaatattgtgaacAAATCTTCTGTCGATACAACATACCAGTGGTATATACCATTTTCTGGCCAAGGGTACTTTCAG ATTTCGACAGGTAACTGCGGCCTTATCAGAGCATTTGAGACAATCACCACCACAGTAATTTTCACGGGTGTTGCTCTTGGCGTATATACTGCGGAACTAGTTTGCTTAGTCCTTAATCAG GACCCTCTGTTCCTGAATGTGTTTGGCACGATTATACTACCAGGAAATCCATTATTCAATATTCATGAACATGATTTCGAGAAGAATTGGAAACGAAAATCTCGTTATGTACATTTAATGGAGAATAGCCTCAATCGTTTGAACTATATTCCGCCAGCGTCGGTGTTTGAAAGATACCTTGACTTTGGCATGGGCAGTATTACTGATGTCACCAGAAACGTGTCTCAAACATTATGTGTTACTAATCACGAACAAGAAGAGGGCTACATACAATGGATGCCAG atCCCGATAATATATTTCTAGTGGATCCTATAGCTTCAGTGATACCTCCAAATGAGTCGAGACTGTTTACTGTTCGATTCAG GCCAAAGATTGAAAATGAAGTGTACGGTTACTTGATGTGTGGTGATTATCAGCGCAAGAAATATGAGGAGGGCGGTAGTGATTTCAAGTTGAAGCACACTTGGTTCCGCATACCGTGTACCGGCAACACGTGGACGCCTTGCACTGAGTGGATGACTGAATGGGATGCTCCAATCGAG GTTATATTGCCACCAACGGTGCCTACAAGGACAACGTTCGCAAACTTCATGTtatcaaacaaatttgaaatcCCTATGCATTTCAAGTTTGATCCTCCGTACGGAAC GAATTTTGTTGTGATGCCTGTATGCGGCATCGTACAAGGCCGCGGATGGCAGATCATTTCAGTAGCTTTGGAACCGAAATGTTTTGGAGATTACTGCGAAGCTTGGGaccttataataaataaagtacaaaaa GCGTGCATAAGCTTCACTGGGAACGCCGAGATGAGTCAAATAGAGGTGATGTCCCATGGCTATCACCCGGCCACGCATGCGATGTTGGAGTTCCCGCCAACCATCACAGGATGCACCAACTACTGTACTTCCTACCTCCACAACCTCACTAGGATGGAGATACA TATACGAGTTTTAAGCAGCGCTGACTGGCTGGGTGCAGACGCCTGTGGATCTATAGTGATAGCACCTAAAGAGATCGTCCATTATCATTGGTGGTTCTTtcctaaaatacataataaagtcTACGAGACCACAATAACATTATCCTGTGTGTGCCTTATTAACGGCAG AGCCGTTGGAGAACCAACAGAAGTGTACATAGCTATATCAGGCTTTTCCGAACTTCCTGACTTGAGA GTCTTGCCCAAACTGAATAATCTTCACGATATCGTTGTCGGTGAAAGTCTCACGTTTCCTATAACTCTGTATAACTATGGATCGTGTTTCTTCACATCTAAGTTGTACCATATTATAAGTGGCATGGGCGATGACCATAGCGGCGATCGGCTCGACATTGATTCTTCTGTT AACAGCCTGAAACCATCAAATCACTGCGAAGTAAGAATGACGGTTACTCCTGATGGAGCTGGGTCACGACAGGTCTACATCAAGTACACGGTGCTGTTTCGGACAGAATTCGATGAAATTCAGGAGATTCAGCCCATTAACAAGACCATCTGTATCATATGGTATGACGGTATATATCCTACGATCAAG GTGAAGCGGACTATATCAGTAAAAAGCCCAGTCATTTTAAGCAACCACTGCGTCTGGAACATTGTCAATGTGGAAGA ATTAAACAAGGCCTTTGTGGACTGTCGGCCGAACAATCCCCTTAGCGTGACTCTCTTCGCTCCTGACTTGTGCGTGCGAACTGGTTTTGTCGATCTCATATTCGTGATGGGCTGTGTGTACCAGGCGACGGTGCCGTGGAACCTCCGAAGGGAAAAGATCTGCGATTGTGAAATGGTGGAAGTCAAAGTTGGAACTTCATTGTACGAAATGAGACATACTTGTGTTCATCGGCCTTTGGTTGAACTATATCCTCTAAGTGGGATCGTTTCG CCAGAAAACCCAAACCTCCTGTTCTTTAGGTTCCTTTACTCTGATGAAGGAGTTAACACACTATGCTATGTCATGACAATGCCGAACCAAAGaatgatatatatttacataatgatCCATACTTTTTTAAACACTAGAGGTTTATTGACGCCATTGCGTCGCCCAGCCAATACTGAATATTTGTCTGTATTAGACTGCGGAAGGGTTCCTATTAATAATCTGGATCCCGTTATAAGG ATCGTCTGGCTATACAATCCTACGGACGTATTCACAACATGGCGCTTGCTACGAGGCAACACCATAACTCCTGACTCTGTCATACGTTGTCTGCTCTTCTTTGCGGAAGTACCGCCGCTAGGCAAGCTGGCCATTCCATTTGCGTTTATGCCAACGGAAATGATTGATTACGAG GTTACGTTCTACTCGTCCTATGGGTATGACACAGTGAAGCTCTTAATCAAGGGTCAAGGCGGTCTACCTAACTGTATAGAAAATAGGCTCGATATGCCGTTATACGTCGAGAGGGTCATTCGAGAAGCCTTCAGGACAGATGTG GTCTATTTATCAAAGGAGCACGTCACTGTTCCAATAATGCCAACCCATTCGTTATCAAGAGACTTAATAAGTATTTGCAACGACACCGAACACGTATTGAGATTTATTTGGTTGCC ggAAAGAATAGCAAACATACTTAATATAGTCATGACTCCTTGTTGGGGGGTGATTCAACCAAAAAGCGCAGAATGGATAACAATGACTGTTTACTCACTGCAAGAACCTGCTACTTTCAC GACAACAGTAGCTTGCGAAATTTTGGATTTGACCCACCGAAAACAATTTCAACACAACGAATTGCTAAGGCGAAATAAGATTGAGAAGTGCAACCAAGAATTCGTTATAACAGAAGAAGGAATGTTCCATCCG GACATCAACGACGAACCTCCTTATGTCGAAGAAATGGAAAAACCTCATCCGACTTATTTAGCAATGACGGTCTCGGTATCATCGAAGGGACAACGTGACGGCTACCCAAGGATGCTTCTGAGACAGATGTGGGAACAG CCTCCACCATATGACTTGTTATCATCAGAATTCACAGAATACGATACGGAACGATCCCCGACAGGGAATAACATGACAATTTCGGATATGATTAGAATTATAGATGGAATTTTATG GGACGCAATGCACAGCAAAATGTTCCGTAATCAAATAGAGTTTTACTCTAAGGAAGAAATACCTACCTTCAGGCAGCTCATGAAAGTTGTCAACCGTGACACGAAACAACGACTAAGCCGAAG GGTCACCTCTGGCATTTGCGACGCCCTTGTGAACAAGGCTGTTTTCCATACTTACGGCCTCAATGCTAAACATTCCGATCCAACTGCGATACTCGAAGCTGAGTAg